The Marivirga tractuosa DSM 4126 genome contains the following window.
CAATCAAGCGAGCAGTTTGGAAGCACTGAGCCCTGTAACAAAATCTGTTTTTATCATGATAGACATTGCAGCAACCCCCTAGCTTACAATAGTTATCTACTGATCCTTTTCTGATTTGGCGTTCTGGTAAACCATGGAAACTAAAAAGGACATGATCATAATGATGTTTATCCAAATATTTCTGACCTAAACCAGCAAAAGTCTTGTAAAAACCGGGCTCTTCCACAAATGTACTGATGAAATTAAGCTGCGGAATAATCTGCCATTGCTGTACTATTTCCATCACCTTATCGTGTACAGAACCGCTTGTTGCAGAGGCATATTGTGGGAATAATGGAACTACTATTATTTTAGAAACTTTATGATTTCTTAATTCTTCTAATGCACTTTTAATACTTGGTGATTGATAGCGCATTCCTAAAGCCACTACATAATTTTCATCTAGTTCTTCTTGGAGCAAGTCTCTTACGTCTTCTCCATAGAATTTTAAAGGAGAACCTCTTTCGACCCATAATTTCCGATATTCTTTGGCAGATTTCGGAGCTCTAAAAGGTGCAATAATCAAATTAACCAACATCCATCGAAATAAAAATGGAATATCAATCACCCTTTTATCCATTAAAAATTCTCGAAGGTATTTTCTTACATCTCCTGTTTTGGTAGAATCTGGAGTTCCTAAATTGACTAATAGTACGCCTGTTTTGCCTTGATTTGTTTTTTTCATATTGGGTGGAATAACCTGAAATTTGCGTTATATGTTTTTAATTTTTTCTAAATGATAGAATTAAAAGGTATCTATTTCGATTCTTGAAAATTTCAGATAGAATTTATTAGATTTTGAATCTATTTTAAGAAATGCCCAAATCCCTTTTTTGTTTTTCAAGGGTGGATTTTAACTCCGCCTCGCTTTTTTGAAGCTTTTCGATTAAAGTCTTTTTCATTTCTTTTTGATAAGCCTTTAACTCATCTAGTTCATTTTTTTCAGTATTTTGAATTTTGCTCTCTAAGTCTTCCAGTTGACCAGATAGTGTTTCTTTCTCACTTTCTAAAGCGGCAAGTTTTTGATAAATATCGGTTACATCAAATGCAAATTTAATGATTTTGGTTATTTCATTATTTTGATTTCTCAAAACTGTATAGGAGCCCTTTATTTGGATTTTATTGCCCGTTCTGGTATATCGATCGAATACTCCTGATTGAATCTTACCAGCTCTTAGATTTTCCCAGAAAGCTTGGTAATCTTGGGTTTTAGCATACTCCTCACTGACAAATATCCTGTGATGGCGATCTTTTATTTCATCTACAGAATTGTATTCAAATAATTGTAGAAAGGTTTCATCAGCAGTCAATATATCGCCACTCGGTGTAAATTCAACATAAGCCAAACCGCTTTTTTCCATGGCATTTAATCGCTCATTATTTTCTTTTTGAGAGCGTTCCATTTCTTCTTGGGTGGCTTGTAGTTCTTCCATATTTTGGCGCATTTCTTCTTCTTGAGCGCGCATTTCCTCCGTCATCTGTTGAGAATCTTCTAAAAGCTTGTTTGTCCTTTCATTCACTTTAACCGATTGAACGGAAGAGGCTATGTTTTCCCCCACATCCTCAATGAATTTTCTTTCATTCTCTGTAAATTCAGTAAACGTTCCGATTTCTATCACACCATAAACTGTTTCATTTGCGATTAATGGAACTATAAAGATGCTTTTTGGAGTAGCTTTCCCTAAACCGGAGGTAATTGAAATGTAATTGTCAGGAAGCTCTTTTAAATAGATAGATTGTTTTTCAAGGTAAACCTGCCCAACTAATCCTTGGCCGGGCTGAATGGTTTTTTCCAAAAATTTCTTTCTATCATAAGCATAAGTAGCAGATAGTTGAAGTGCTTCCTCTCCATTGGCATCTTCATCAACTATAAAAATACTTCCCTGATTTGCATTAAGATAGTTTACCATGAAGGTAATTACATGCTCGCTAAGCTCACTAATATTGTTATTAAATTTCCTTAAAATATCACCAAATTCAGCAGAACCTTTGTTAGTCCAGTTTCTAATTCTGGCTTCCTCTGAAACATTTTTGAGACTATCCCTCATTTCAGCTAATGAAGTCCCAATATCTCCTTGATTATTGAAAACAGAAATTTCACTATCAAAACTGCCTTTACCTACTTCCAGAGCAAAATTTTTCACATTGGCTAAATTGCCGGAAAGTGTATGAATTTCCTCTAATATAATGTCAAATTCATCATTGGTTTTAGATCTGCTTTCAGGGATGTTTCCTTCACTTAGGATTTTCACCTCATATTGTAATGAATTGATGCTACTTTTGAATTGTCTGCGTGCGAAGCGATATAATATAAAACATAAGAGAATTGCTATTATGATAATTATTGATTCAACTATTACGAATTGATCACGGGCACTATATATTTCTTCAGCCGAATCCCATGATTCTTCCTCTATGTTTGCATAAAGGGTTTTGGCTTTTTCATCAAACTCATCGCTTAATGACTTTAAATTATCTGCAAATAAACTACCATTAGGGTTGCTGCTGGAGCTTTGATTACTGAGTTCGTTATCAATCCACATTTGGAGGCTATCCATATTGTAAATAGTATCTCCTTCAATACCTTCATAGTCATAAAGTGATAAACTAATATCTCCTCCTCCAAATTGGGCCTTATTAATCAACTCTTTTTGCTTAGTATGGATTCTGCTACCTAATCTGTTAAGCTTTTCATATAAAATAAGGTTCTCAGGATTTTCCCAAGAAGCTTTTAATGAATCGATGCTGTCCTTGGCCGACTGAATTTCTTTTTCCCAGATATCATCTATTTCATTTTTCAAAGCCTCATTTCCTGAAAGTAAGTAGCTTTGCAGGGTGACATTGGAATGGCGGACTCCACTTTTAAATG
Protein-coding sequences here:
- a CDS encoding GAF domain-containing protein, translating into MRKINFNSIKSRMIIGYGSMALLIVIVVFITLSQIANIMKMGNDVLENKQPSRIYVNAFKSGVRHSNVTLQSYLLSGNEALKNEIDDIWEKEIQSAKDSIDSLKASWENPENLILYEKLNRLGSRIHTKQKELINKAQFGGGDISLSLYDYEGIEGDTIYNMDSLQMWIDNELSNQSSSSNPNGSLFADNLKSLSDEFDEKAKTLYANIEEESWDSAEEIYSARDQFVIVESIIIIIAILLCFILYRFARRQFKSSINSLQYEVKILSEGNIPESRSKTNDEFDIILEEIHTLSGNLANVKNFALEVGKGSFDSEISVFNNQGDIGTSLAEMRDSLKNVSEEARIRNWTNKGSAEFGDILRKFNNNISELSEHVITFMVNYLNANQGSIFIVDEDANGEEALQLSATYAYDRKKFLEKTIQPGQGLVGQVYLEKQSIYLKELPDNYISITSGLGKATPKSIFIVPLIANETVYGVIEIGTFTEFTENERKFIEDVGENIASSVQSVKVNERTNKLLEDSQQMTEEMRAQEEEMRQNMEELQATQEEMERSQKENNERLNAMEKSGLAYVEFTPSGDILTADETFLQLFEYNSVDEIKDRHHRIFVSEEYAKTQDYQAFWENLRAGKIQSGVFDRYTRTGNKIQIKGSYTVLRNQNNEITKIIKFAFDVTDIYQKLAALESEKETLSGQLEDLESKIQNTEKNELDELKAYQKEMKKTLIEKLQKSEAELKSTLEKQKRDLGIS
- the hemH gene encoding ferrochelatase, with the translated sequence MKKTNQGKTGVLLVNLGTPDSTKTGDVRKYLREFLMDKRVIDIPFLFRWMLVNLIIAPFRAPKSAKEYRKLWVERGSPLKFYGEDVRDLLQEELDENYVVALGMRYQSPSIKSALEELRNHKVSKIIVVPLFPQYASATSGSVHDKVMEIVQQWQIIPQLNFISTFVEEPGFYKTFAGLGQKYLDKHHYDHVLFSFHGLPERQIRKGSVDNYCKLGGCCNVYHDKNRFCYRAQCFQTARLIANEMNLPEEKYTVTFQSRLGNDPWIKPYTDDVLKDLAKDGKKSVLAFSPAFVSDCLETTIEVGEEFKEEFEEAGGERWDLVESLNDNKDWVQTLKTLVMKN